A window of the Armatimonadota bacterium genome harbors these coding sequences:
- a CDS encoding D-lyxose/D-mannose family sugar isomerase produces MIAREQAEKARARTKEYLDSAGIVLRPDEAESIEIADFGLADLENTGLEIVVYVNTDRVCAKELVMFPRQTCPEHRHPTVAGEPGKEETFRCRWGTVYLYLPGPATSNPSATPPAGREEWYTVRREVVLNPGDQYTLPPDTLHWFQAGPDGAVVSEFSTRSRDEADIFTDPEIQRAPEIAE; encoded by the coding sequence ATGATAGCTAGAGAACAGGCTGAGAAGGCACGCGCGCGGACGAAGGAGTACCTCGACAGCGCAGGCATCGTTTTGCGCCCGGACGAGGCCGAGAGCATTGAGATAGCCGACTTCGGCCTGGCCGATCTCGAAAACACGGGCCTGGAGATAGTCGTCTACGTGAACACCGACCGAGTCTGCGCCAAGGAACTCGTGATGTTCCCCCGCCAGACGTGCCCGGAGCACCGGCACCCGACGGTGGCCGGAGAGCCTGGCAAGGAGGAGACCTTTCGCTGCCGCTGGGGCACGGTGTACCTCTACCTGCCGGGGCCCGCAACATCCAATCCCTCAGCAACGCCGCCGGCGGGGCGGGAAGAATGGTACACGGTTCGCCGTGAGGTCGTCCTGAACCCGGGCGACCAGTACACCCTCCCACCCGACACGCTCCACTGGTTTCAGGCCGGCCCGGACGGCGCGGTTGTATCGGAGTTCTCGACTCGCAGCAGAGACGAGGCCGATATCTTCACTGACCCCGAGATTCAGCGCGCGCCAGAGATAGCTGAGTGA
- a CDS encoding GNAT family N-acetyltransferase, which yields MTVPMEDQAVPPVEYRHAAQGDLIAAAEVFLSAFPQSVQHYVGHEIGPAVVADVLAIALDCEPGGFFVAVLNGRVSGYIFAPADFPGLARTAVRHWHLARMFARWSSGRYGIGLRPVRLAVWNWLHLWRDSRDPTLRSDARILSVAVAPDAQGRGIGSELFRLGLEYLESRGAALVRLEVRPDNPAAIHVYEKHGFKVKGRTNDTQGEWLIMVRVHQSGRRA from the coding sequence ATGACCGTGCCGATGGAAGATCAGGCGGTCCCACCGGTCGAGTACCGACATGCTGCCCAAGGGGACCTGATCGCGGCCGCGGAGGTCTTCCTTTCCGCGTTTCCCCAGAGCGTGCAGCACTACGTCGGGCATGAGATCGGACCAGCGGTGGTCGCCGATGTACTGGCCATCGCCCTCGACTGCGAACCAGGCGGGTTCTTTGTAGCCGTCTTGAACGGTCGCGTGTCGGGGTACATATTCGCGCCGGCTGATTTTCCTGGCCTTGCCCGGACGGCCGTCCGGCACTGGCATCTTGCACGAATGTTCGCGCGCTGGAGCAGCGGACGGTACGGAATCGGCCTCAGGCCGGTGCGCTTGGCCGTCTGGAACTGGCTGCACCTGTGGCGCGATTCGCGAGACCCGACACTGCGAAGCGACGCGCGAATACTCTCCGTAGCCGTGGCCCCGGATGCCCAGGGCCGCGGGATAGGATCGGAACTCTTTCGGCTTGGTCTGGAGTATCTTGAGTCTCGAGGAGCCGCTCTGGTGAGGCTCGAGGTGCGGCCCGACAATCCCGCGGCCATACACGTTTACGAGAAACACGGATTCAAGGTCAAGGGGCGAACCAATGACACCCAAGGCGAATGGCTCATCATGGTCAGGGTTCACCAGAGCGGTCGCCGCGCGTAA
- a CDS encoding PIG-L family deacetylase, which produces MTPKANGSSWSGFTRAVAARKTLFIGGLAVLLAIAVFGRSHTIRRALHRLNLRTYTHYNAMARPQAGEKMLVFAPHPDDETLGCGGLIQQAVQAGSSVKVVLMTNGEYPEIDVVLFEETVRFSKAAFVRLGEMRKEESLRALSCLGLSPDDVTFLGYPNFYLSDMWLPAHWQPQNPIRSVRTRSTQSPYPDSMTKNTVYCGQSALRDVETVLLREKPNAVFTLHPNDVHPDHWPTYALVRYALEELSARGDTFAKHVRLYTYLIHRDSWPTPRGFRPGSPLEPPFSLTLDGQTDWRELPLSAEQTALKHKATGMYRTQAGTIDPLLRSFARTNELFGVVPILTWENGSVVPSTTVIVDPQSDLVSNTEYKHGDISRVSLGRNGDRMTVEVATRGTAAATTGYHLSIHAGRADESDRVIAEYDWQGSVASGLLCSDGDLRVISPAQLTADLSQSRSTIEAPWPMKDRKQTFFMIRAWTTRGKHVTDQTATATYRIAALGR; this is translated from the coding sequence ATGACACCCAAGGCGAATGGCTCATCATGGTCAGGGTTCACCAGAGCGGTCGCCGCGCGTAAGACGCTGTTCATCGGCGGACTCGCAGTCCTGCTCGCCATCGCCGTATTCGGCCGGAGCCACACAATCCGTCGTGCGCTCCATCGGCTCAACTTGCGAACATACACCCATTACAACGCCATGGCAAGACCGCAGGCGGGAGAGAAGATGCTCGTGTTCGCCCCGCACCCCGATGACGAGACGCTCGGGTGCGGAGGTTTGATCCAGCAGGCGGTGCAGGCCGGATCGAGTGTGAAGGTCGTCCTGATGACCAACGGGGAGTACCCCGAGATTGACGTGGTGTTGTTCGAGGAGACCGTCAGGTTCAGCAAGGCCGCTTTCGTTCGCCTCGGGGAGATGCGTAAGGAGGAAAGCCTGCGGGCGCTGAGCTGCCTGGGCCTGAGCCCCGACGACGTGACATTCCTGGGATACCCCAACTTCTACCTGAGCGATATGTGGCTTCCTGCTCACTGGCAGCCGCAGAATCCGATCCGGTCCGTTCGCACCCGGAGCACTCAGTCGCCGTATCCCGACTCAATGACGAAGAACACCGTCTACTGCGGTCAGTCCGCTCTTCGAGACGTGGAGACCGTCCTGCTCAGAGAGAAACCGAACGCCGTATTCACTCTGCATCCCAACGACGTTCACCCCGACCATTGGCCAACATACGCGCTCGTGCGCTATGCCTTGGAGGAATTGTCGGCCAGAGGCGACACATTCGCCAAACACGTCAGGCTCTACACTTATCTCATTCACAGAGACTCTTGGCCGACGCCGCGGGGATTTCGTCCCGGATCGCCTCTGGAGCCGCCGTTCTCCCTGACGCTGGACGGTCAGACGGACTGGCGTGAACTTCCTCTCTCCGCGGAACAGACCGCGCTCAAGCACAAGGCGACGGGGATGTACCGGACCCAGGCGGGAACGATAGACCCTCTGCTGAGATCGTTTGCCCGGACCAATGAGTTGTTCGGAGTCGTGCCGATCCTGACCTGGGAGAACGGGTCAGTCGTACCAAGCACGACGGTCATCGTGGATCCGCAGTCGGACCTCGTATCGAACACTGAGTACAAGCACGGCGACATCTCGCGCGTGTCGCTGGGAAGAAACGGTGACAGGATGACTGTAGAGGTCGCGACTCGCGGCACGGCCGCCGCGACTACCGGCTATCACCTTTCTATTCACGCCGGAAGAGCGGATGAGTCCGACCGCGTCATCGCCGAGTACGACTGGCAGGGATCCGTAGCCAGTGGGCTCCTGTGCTCAGACGGAGATCTGAGGGTTATCAGTCCCGCCCAACTAACCGCCGATCTTTCCCAGAGCAGAAGCACGATCGAAGCGCCGTGGCCGATGAAGGACCGCAAGCAGACATTCTTCATGATACGCGCATGGACGACCAGAGGGAAGCACGTCACCGACCAGACCGCGACCGCGACCTACCGGATAGCTGCTCTTGGACGTTGA
- a CDS encoding polysaccharide deacetylase family protein, producing the protein MKKITFLVAAAAVIVLMLAYTSGGRLYRKITAARAGAETNAQRMMAGVTPDNSARVEKFWARAQKEYYKSPEELKAQNARELRKGELYATLLRGNPRIKAVALTFDDGPHPEYTPKLLAILKKYKVRATFFVIGKMVEQYPDMVRAEDADGNLVANHTYHHVNLNRVPLDEIALEWKACNAAVKSVIRKDMKYCRPPGGDYDSDVITAAADAGLITVLWTDDPGDYASPGEKLIDQRVLNRVSDGGIILLHDGVQQTVDVLPQIIESLQERGFKFQTADEMYEGLHSPRGY; encoded by the coding sequence TTGAAGAAGATTACATTCCTGGTGGCGGCGGCAGCCGTCATAGTATTGATGCTTGCCTACACATCAGGGGGGCGGCTGTACCGCAAGATCACTGCGGCAAGAGCCGGTGCGGAGACGAATGCGCAGCGCATGATGGCAGGCGTAACTCCTGACAACTCGGCCCGCGTCGAGAAGTTCTGGGCGCGCGCTCAGAAGGAATACTACAAGTCGCCGGAGGAGTTGAAGGCACAGAACGCGCGAGAACTCAGGAAGGGCGAGCTCTACGCCACTCTGCTCCGCGGTAATCCGAGGATCAAAGCCGTTGCGCTTACATTCGACGACGGACCGCACCCTGAGTATACACCGAAGCTGCTCGCCATTCTCAAGAAGTACAAGGTCAGGGCGACGTTCTTCGTCATCGGGAAGATGGTGGAGCAGTATCCGGATATGGTGCGCGCGGAAGATGCCGACGGCAACCTTGTGGCCAACCACACTTACCATCACGTCAACCTGAATCGCGTTCCTCTGGACGAGATTGCACTGGAGTGGAAGGCCTGCAACGCCGCAGTGAAGTCGGTGATCCGGAAGGATATGAAGTACTGCAGACCCCCGGGCGGCGACTATGACTCCGACGTGATCACGGCCGCCGCGGACGCGGGTCTGATCACGGTGCTGTGGACCGATGACCCTGGCGACTACGCAAGCCCTGGAGAGAAGTTGATCGATCAGCGAGTATTGAATCGAGTCAGCGATGGCGGCATAATACTGCTCCACGACGGTGTGCAGCAGACGGTGGACGTTCTGCCCCAGATCATCGAGTCGCTTCAGGAGCGGGGTTTCAAGTTCCAGACCGCGGACGAGATGTACGAGGGTCTGCATTCCCCGCGGGGCTACTGA
- a CDS encoding DUF5009 domain-containing protein, giving the protein MPAQSADKRAYALDALRGFAILTMVLSGVIPFGVLPRWMYHAQVPPPDHVFNPNLPGITWVDLVFPFFLFAMGAAIPLALSRRVEKGESLWGVIKQVLVRGALLMGFAVYIEHVRPYTLNPNPTARTWLLALLGFALLFPVLTRLPSGWKWWARWGIRLAGWGGAIALMWLIRYPDGTGFSLERSDIIIRVLAVVAVFGSFVWLATRKNLPLRLGVMGVLVAFRLSAGVDGSWTGWYNASPLPWAFAWSFLKYLLIVIPGTVAGDMILQWMASPERKKDKPWTTVRLIGIVGLMLGLLATTVVGLFARLTWQTVSADAVMCVLGFALLRKPNNSTETLMRDLFGWGVYWLVLGLVLEPYEGGIKKDSATMSYYFVTSGLAVFLLIGFTVITDAFRRRRALQLLIDNGQNPMIAYAGEGNFILSVFALTGLAKWLTGILNTPWLGAVYGVLLTIVLAIVVSVFTRLKVFWRT; this is encoded by the coding sequence ATGCCCGCACAATCTGCCGACAAGCGCGCATACGCACTCGACGCCCTTCGAGGGTTTGCGATACTTACCATGGTGCTGTCCGGGGTCATCCCGTTCGGCGTCCTGCCGAGGTGGATGTACCACGCACAGGTACCCCCGCCCGACCACGTCTTCAACCCGAACCTGCCCGGAATAACGTGGGTAGACCTGGTGTTCCCCTTCTTTCTGTTCGCAATGGGCGCGGCGATCCCGCTCGCGCTCTCCCGGCGCGTCGAGAAGGGCGAGTCGCTCTGGGGTGTGATCAAGCAGGTCCTCGTTAGGGGCGCGCTGCTGATGGGGTTCGCTGTCTACATCGAGCACGTCCGTCCCTATACCTTGAACCCGAATCCTACGGCGCGGACCTGGCTGCTGGCACTGCTGGGATTCGCTCTGCTCTTTCCTGTGCTGACGCGGCTGCCGAGTGGGTGGAAGTGGTGGGCCCGCTGGGGTATAAGGCTCGCGGGTTGGGGCGGAGCCATCGCGCTTATGTGGCTAATCCGCTACCCTGATGGGACCGGCTTCTCGCTCGAGCGGAGCGACATAATCATCCGAGTCCTGGCAGTAGTTGCGGTGTTCGGTTCGTTCGTCTGGCTAGCGACGAGGAAGAACCTTCCACTGCGTCTCGGCGTGATGGGTGTTTTGGTCGCCTTCAGGCTCTCGGCGGGCGTGGACGGCTCATGGACCGGCTGGTACAACGCCTCGCCGCTCCCCTGGGCCTTCGCTTGGAGTTTCCTCAAGTACCTGTTGATCGTCATCCCCGGGACGGTTGCCGGCGACATGATTTTGCAGTGGATGGCATCCCCGGAGAGGAAGAAAGACAAGCCCTGGACGACGGTCCGGCTGATCGGCATCGTCGGGCTGATGCTGGGTCTGCTCGCGACGACTGTCGTCGGCCTGTTTGCGCGTCTGACGTGGCAGACGGTGTCCGCCGACGCCGTCATGTGCGTGCTCGGATTCGCGTTGCTTCGGAAGCCCAACAACTCGACTGAGACGCTGATGAGAGACCTCTTCGGATGGGGCGTCTACTGGCTCGTTCTCGGGCTGGTTCTTGAGCCGTACGAGGGAGGCATCAAGAAGGACAGCGCGACGATGAGCTACTACTTCGTCACGAGTGGGCTGGCGGTCTTTCTGCTGATCGGCTTCACCGTCATCACGGACGCCTTCCGAAGGAGGCGGGCGCTCCAACTCCTGATAGACAACGGCCAGAACCCGATGATCGCCTATGCGGGCGAGGGTAACTTCATCCTCTCGGTCTTCGCGCTCACGGGCCTCGCCAAGTGGCTCACGGGCATCCTGAACACCCCGTGGCTCGGCGCTGTCTACGGTGTGCTGCTGACGATCGTGCTGGCGATCGTCGTGAGCGTGTTTACCCGGCTGAAGGTGTTCTGGCGGACCTAG
- a CDS encoding KTSC domain-containing protein, with product MERKAVRSTSIISVGYDAKAKVLEIEFGSGGVYQYSGVPEARYKSLMKASAIGSYFHRDIKPWYACRKVL from the coding sequence TTGGAGCGCAAGGCGGTTCGTTCGACTAGTATAATCTCGGTGGGATACGATGCGAAGGCGAAGGTGCTGGAGATCGAGTTCGGAAGCGGTGGCGTCTACCAATACTCAGGCGTCCCCGAGGCCAGGTACAAGAGCCTGATGAAGGCGTCGGCGATCGGAAGCTACTTTCACCGCGACATCAAGCCGTGGTACGCATGCCGGAAGGTTCTCTGA
- the purQ gene encoding phosphoribosylformylglycinamidine synthase I translates to MNEIRSTKSEIRNGKPVVAVLYGPGINCHEEAAFAVEAAGLDAKIVNLETVLQAEDKLTDYQAMIVPGGFSWGDHLGAGRVFGVHLTARLTDQLNELVETGKPILGICNGFQIIVEAGLLPDRTVGHRTAALLQNRSARFESRWVELVVTDADSIWTKGLEGRILRMPVAHGEGRLFRDDGKSFRAALCYAKEGKPTEEYPANPGGTPGGITGICDSTGLIFGMMPHPERASLDWHGSCDGMELFKNLARYLNR, encoded by the coding sequence GTGAACGAAATTCGAAGCACGAAGTCCGAAATTCGAAATGGGAAACCGGTCGTTGCCGTCTTGTACGGGCCGGGCATCAACTGCCACGAGGAAGCGGCGTTCGCGGTCGAGGCCGCCGGCCTCGATGCGAAGATCGTCAACCTCGAGACCGTTCTCCAGGCCGAGGACAAGCTTACCGACTACCAGGCGATGATTGTGCCCGGCGGATTCTCGTGGGGCGACCACCTCGGCGCGGGCCGCGTCTTCGGAGTGCATCTCACTGCGCGCCTGACCGACCAGCTCAACGAACTCGTCGAAACCGGCAAGCCGATCCTCGGGATATGCAACGGATTCCAGATCATCGTCGAGGCCGGGCTGCTTCCCGACCGGACCGTCGGCCATCGGACCGCCGCATTGCTGCAGAACCGATCCGCGCGTTTCGAGAGCCGCTGGGTCGAACTCGTCGTCACCGACGCCGACAGCATCTGGACGAAGGGCCTCGAGGGGCGAATCCTCCGCATGCCGGTCGCGCATGGTGAGGGTCGATTGTTCCGCGACGATGGCAAGTCGTTCCGCGCGGCGCTCTGTTACGCGAAGGAGGGCAAGCCGACCGAGGAGTACCCGGCGAACCCCGGCGGCACTCCCGGCGGGATCACCGGCATCTGCGACTCCACCGGCCTGATCTTCGGCATGATGCCGCATCCCGAGCGCGCCTCCCTCGACTGGCACGGCTCCTGCGACGGCATGGAGCTCTTCAAGAACCTGGCGAGGTACTTGAATCGCTGA
- a CDS encoding anaerobic sulfatase maturase, translated as MSSLVPSTISLLIKPAGPDCNLRCTYCFYRQKSGMFPEAKVHRMTDETLDLTISQAMDAGRSLAMFSWQGGEPTLMGLDFFRRAAQLQGEYLHEGQIVSNALQTNGTLIDRKWAEFLKEYNFLVGLSLDGPSGIHDHYRRDENKSPTHARILRNLEMMLDVGVEVNILTLLNEKNVKEPDRVYEFLLKTGVKYFQFVPCVEPGPGGKPAFFSITPEEYGDFLCRLFDLWLDSSMDISIRDFDDLMMLFQGQRPNTCIWGPRCGMYVVVEHTGDVFPCDFFVLPKWKLGNVHETTLEEAFRSDKIREFGDEKQRYSQECRDCEWVGWCHGGCLKHRLLIGCASPEQTYFCKSYKQLFGHARSTLDEIRSQSAADQPA; from the coding sequence ATGTCGTCACTAGTACCGTCCACCATATCCCTTCTGATCAAGCCCGCCGGCCCGGACTGCAACCTCCGGTGCACGTACTGTTTCTACCGGCAGAAGTCGGGCATGTTCCCGGAAGCCAAGGTCCACCGCATGACCGACGAGACTCTCGATCTAACCATCTCGCAGGCGATGGACGCCGGGCGCTCGCTTGCGATGTTCTCGTGGCAGGGCGGCGAGCCGACGCTCATGGGCCTCGACTTCTTCAGGCGGGCCGCCCAACTTCAGGGCGAGTATCTGCATGAAGGTCAGATCGTCTCGAACGCGCTGCAGACCAACGGCACGCTGATAGACCGCAAGTGGGCCGAGTTCCTAAAAGAGTACAACTTCCTGGTCGGCCTGAGCCTCGACGGCCCGTCCGGCATCCACGACCACTACCGCCGCGACGAGAACAAGTCGCCGACCCACGCCCGCATCCTGCGCAACCTCGAGATGATGCTCGATGTCGGCGTCGAGGTGAACATCCTCACGCTGCTGAACGAGAAGAACGTCAAGGAGCCCGACCGCGTCTACGAGTTCCTGCTCAAGACCGGGGTGAAGTACTTCCAGTTCGTGCCCTGCGTCGAGCCGGGGCCGGGCGGCAAGCCCGCGTTCTTCTCGATCACGCCCGAGGAGTACGGCGACTTCCTCTGCCGGCTGTTCGACCTCTGGCTCGATAGCTCGATGGACATCTCGATCCGCGACTTCGACGACCTGATGATGCTCTTCCAGGGCCAACGGCCGAACACATGCATCTGGGGCCCGAGGTGCGGAATGTACGTCGTCGTCGAGCACACCGGCGACGTCTTCCCGTGTGACTTCTTCGTGCTGCCGAAGTGGAAGCTCGGCAACGTCCACGAGACGACCCTCGAGGAGGCGTTCCGTTCCGACAAGATCCGGGAGTTCGGCGATGAGAAGCAGAGGTATTCCCAGGAGTGCCGGGATTGCGAGTGGGTCGGATGGTGCCACGGCGGGTGCCTCAAGCACCGCCTGCTCATCGGATGCGCCTCGCCCGAACAGACCTACTTCTGCAAGTCGTACAAGCAGCTATTCGGGCATGCGCGCAGCACCCTCGACGAGATTCGCTCCCAATCTGCCGCCGATCAGCCAGCCTGA
- a CDS encoding alpha-galactosidase, translated as MNTDMMTYRILTGLVVLMMATSLDAAIPTANEMSEARMWAAARFEGKVETPPAKPGLIVLANNDPVQRNGRHEKPMVIAGKQYTRGLYCHAVSKVIVRLPGPSKSFSAVVGVDSNEQTSGGRGSVVFAVKVGGGEKFNSGVMREGMPGVPVSVDLGGATEFVLEVGDAGDGISCDQSDWADAKVLLANGETVWLGELPIITDMARTYSTDPPFSFVYGGQSSSELLETWKMERSSKKLDSNREQRTIIWTDPATKLQVRFVAVEYKDFPTLEWTVYFRNTGSADTPILEKIQALDVTFERNAEGEFALNHNTGSPYCPTDYQPLWDVLAPGASKRITTNGGRPTNSDLPYFNIEWPGEGVIAVLGWPGQWASEFTRDQTNGLHVVGGQELTHLKLIPGEEIRSPLVVLQFWQGDRVRSQNVWRQWMMAHNTPHPGGRYPAPHMAGCSSHQFGEMIHADGESQKFFVDRYLEEKLPLDYWWMDAGWYINKTGWPHTGTWEVDTKRFPGGLRAITDHAHAKGVKSIVWFEPERVTPDTWLYDTHPEWLLGRDGEQKLLDLGNPDARKWLTEHVDGLLVSQGIDLYRQDFNMDPLPNWRENDAEDRQGITENHHVTGYLAYWDELRRRHPDMLIDTCASGGRRNDIETLRRAVPLLRSDWLLEPTSQQNHTYGIASWIPAYGTGVNQFEPYSFRSNICPYINACYDMRKRDSDWDAARRLIGEWKSISPYYCGDYYPLTPFSPENDVWMAWQFDRPDLGEGVVQVFRRPNSIYESARFRFRGLDPEARYSISGEVYTGKDLVETGLLVSLPNQPDSAMIVYKKL; from the coding sequence GTGAACACTGACATGATGACATACCGCATACTAACAGGATTGGTGGTGCTGATGATGGCAACGTCGCTGGATGCAGCGATTCCGACTGCGAATGAGATGTCCGAGGCGCGGATGTGGGCCGCTGCCCGGTTCGAGGGGAAGGTGGAAACGCCGCCCGCGAAGCCGGGACTGATTGTATTGGCCAACAACGATCCCGTGCAGAGAAACGGCCGCCACGAGAAGCCGATGGTGATCGCGGGGAAGCAGTACACTCGCGGGCTCTACTGCCACGCGGTGAGCAAGGTGATCGTGCGGCTGCCGGGACCGAGCAAGTCGTTCAGCGCCGTCGTCGGCGTGGACAGCAACGAGCAGACCTCCGGCGGTCGAGGCAGCGTTGTCTTCGCGGTCAAGGTCGGCGGCGGGGAGAAGTTCAACTCCGGCGTGATGCGCGAGGGGATGCCCGGGGTGCCGGTTTCGGTCGATCTCGGCGGCGCGACCGAGTTCGTGCTGGAGGTCGGCGACGCGGGCGACGGAATCTCGTGCGATCAGTCCGACTGGGCCGATGCGAAGGTCCTGCTGGCGAACGGCGAGACGGTGTGGCTCGGCGAACTGCCGATCATCACGGACATGGCGCGGACATACTCCACCGATCCGCCGTTCTCGTTCGTATACGGCGGCCAGTCGTCCTCCGAACTGCTCGAGACCTGGAAGATGGAGAGAAGCTCGAAGAAGCTCGACTCCAACCGGGAGCAGCGGACGATCATCTGGACCGATCCGGCGACGAAGTTGCAGGTCCGATTCGTCGCCGTCGAGTACAAGGATTTCCCGACTCTGGAGTGGACCGTCTACTTCAGGAACACAGGTTCCGCCGATACGCCGATCCTGGAGAAGATCCAGGCGCTCGACGTCACCTTCGAGCGCAACGCGGAGGGCGAATTCGCGCTCAACCACAACACCGGCAGCCCGTACTGCCCGACCGACTATCAGCCATTGTGGGATGTGCTCGCTCCCGGCGCATCAAAGCGGATCACCACCAATGGCGGGCGTCCGACGAACAGCGATCTGCCCTACTTCAACATCGAGTGGCCCGGCGAGGGGGTCATCGCCGTCCTCGGGTGGCCGGGGCAGTGGGCGTCGGAGTTCACGCGCGATCAGACGAACGGCCTGCATGTCGTTGGCGGTCAGGAACTGACGCATCTGAAGCTCATACCCGGCGAGGAGATCAGGTCGCCGCTCGTCGTCCTGCAGTTCTGGCAAGGTGATCGCGTCCGCTCGCAGAACGTCTGGCGGCAGTGGATGATGGCGCACAATACGCCCCACCCCGGCGGCAGGTACCCCGCGCCGCACATGGCGGGATGCAGTTCGCACCAGTTCGGCGAGATGATCCATGCCGACGGTGAGAGCCAGAAGTTTTTCGTGGACCGCTATCTCGAGGAGAAGCTCCCGCTCGACTACTGGTGGATGGACGCCGGATGGTACATCAACAAAACCGGCTGGCCGCACACCGGCACGTGGGAAGTTGACACGAAGCGCTTCCCCGGCGGTCTGCGGGCGATCACCGATCACGCACACGCGAAGGGCGTCAAGAGCATCGTCTGGTTCGAGCCGGAGCGCGTCACGCCGGACACGTGGCTCTATGACACGCATCCGGAGTGGCTGCTAGGCAGGGACGGGGAGCAGAAGCTGCTCGACCTCGGCAACCCCGATGCGAGGAAGTGGCTCACGGAGCACGTTGACGGCCTGCTCGTCTCGCAGGGCATAGACCTCTACCGCCAGGACTTCAACATGGATCCGCTCCCCAACTGGCGCGAGAACGACGCCGAAGACCGGCAGGGGATCACCGAGAACCATCACGTCACGGGCTACCTCGCCTATTGGGACGAGCTTCGGCGGCGTCACCCGGACATGCTGATTGATACCTGCGCGTCCGGCGGACGGAGGAACGACATCGAGACTCTCCGGCGGGCAGTGCCGCTCCTCAGGAGCGACTGGCTGCTCGAGCCGACGAGCCAGCAGAACCACACCTACGGCATCGCCTCGTGGATTCCCGCATACGGCACGGGCGTGAACCAGTTCGAGCCGTACAGCTTCCGGAGCAACATCTGCCCGTATATCAACGCCTGCTACGACATGCGCAAGCGCGACTCTGACTGGGATGCGGCGCGCCGCCTCATCGGCGAGTGGAAGAGCATCTCGCCGTACTACTGCGGGGACTACTACCCGCTGACGCCGTTCAGCCCGGAGAACGACGTCTGGATGGCCTGGCAGTTCGACCGCCCGGACCTCGGCGAGGGTGTCGTGCAGGTCTTCCGCCGGCCGAACAGCATCTACGAGTCGGCGCGGTTCAGGTTCCGAGGCCTTGATCCCGAGGCGCGGTACAGCATCTCCGGCGAGGTCTACACCGGCAAGGACCTCGTGGAGACCGGCCTGCTCGTGTCGCTGCCGAATCAGCCGGACTCGGCGATGATTGTATACAAGAAGCTGTAG